A single region of the Sorghum bicolor cultivar BTx623 chromosome 9, Sorghum_bicolor_NCBIv3, whole genome shotgun sequence genome encodes:
- the LOC8072534 gene encoding transcription factor ILR3, protein MSCTGAGQAGGGWLLDYGLVEEEIQGSEFMYMVDDPAVSSVILGFDAPRKDDGGVQDNSGAKKRSRPESSAPPGTKACREKLRRDRLNERFNELCAILEPGKPPKADKVAILSDAARLLNQLRTEAQKLKQSNESLQDSIKSLKAEKSELRDEKTRLKAERERLEQMLKGVSHAAVAAPAPFVPHPAAAAAAPSFHPAAAFAQAGKFVPYPSYPPPAAFWQWIPPTSLDTTKDPAHWPPVA, encoded by the exons ATGAGCTGCACGGGGGCGGGGCAGGCCGGCGGCGGGTGGCTGCTCGATTACGGGCTGGTGGAGGAGGAGATCCAGGGCTCGGAGTTCATGTACATGGTCGACGACCCGGCCGTCTCCAG CGTGATACTGGGGTTCGATGCTCCCAGGAAGGACGACGGCGGCGTCCAGGACAACTCCGGCGCCAAGAAGAG ATCCCGGCCAGAGTCCAGCGCACCACCTGGCACCAAGGCTTGCCGTGAGAAGCTCCGGCGAGACAGGCTCAACGAAAG GTTCAACGAGCTCTGCGCCATCTTGGAGCCCGGCAAGCCACCAAAGGCTGACAAAGTTGCCATTCTAAGCGACGCTGCCCGTCTTCTGAACCAGCTGCGTACCGAGGCCCAGAAGCTTAAGCAATCAAATGAATCACTCCAGGACTCCATCAAGAGTCTCAAG GCTGAGAAGTCTGAGCTGCGAGATGAGAAGACGAGGCTCAAGGCCGAGAGGGAGAGGCTGGAGCAGATGCTCAAGGGCGTCAGCCACGCCGCAGTGGCGGCTCCAGCGCCCTTCGTCCCGCACCCTGCTGCTGCAGCCGCCGCTCCATCTTTCCACCCGGCGGCGGCGTTTGCTCAGGCTGGTAAGTTCGTGCCGTACCCCAGCTACCCGCCGCCGGCTGCGTTCTGGCAGTGGATACCGCCGACGTCCCTCGACACGACCAAGGACCCCGCACACTGGCCGCCGGTCGCCTAG